One window from the genome of Haladaptatus paucihalophilus DX253 encodes:
- a CDS encoding ferredoxin--NADP reductase: MEIPSQHSQHRRAEELPLVTDSARVERVEPLDEDRTERVVERAAELLDVHGREEWAERVASEDADWDELKSAIEGEERGHENLLTELTSLRDRYQRPFSSLMSVAIDFEEEFDFVPGQYATMRYEHTPRPYSIASSPNADGIELCVRRVPHGRLTSKLFEDLSEGDRVTVRGPNGDFVLEEPSGRDMAFLATGTGVAPLRSMIKYTFEEGRDEYEGERRDVWLFLGASWKDDLAYREEFEELDDEHENFHFVPTCSREEYLTDWEGETDYVQQTLVKYLVERAEENLSDDLAEYTTEPAYDIDARIDPDGLEVYACGVNAMVSMLAGAARDLGVPEDHVQYEGYG, encoded by the coding sequence ATGGAGATTCCATCACAGCACTCACAACACAGACGGGCGGAAGAGCTGCCGCTGGTGACGGATTCCGCGAGGGTCGAGCGCGTGGAGCCCCTCGACGAGGACCGTACCGAGCGCGTCGTCGAACGGGCCGCGGAACTCCTCGACGTTCACGGCCGCGAGGAGTGGGCCGAGCGAGTCGCATCCGAGGACGCCGACTGGGACGAACTGAAATCGGCGATAGAGGGCGAAGAGCGCGGCCACGAGAACCTGTTGACGGAACTCACCTCACTAAGAGATCGCTATCAGCGACCGTTCTCGTCGCTGATGAGCGTCGCCATCGACTTCGAGGAGGAGTTCGATTTCGTGCCCGGCCAGTACGCCACGATGCGCTACGAACACACGCCGCGGCCGTACTCCATCGCCAGTTCGCCGAACGCGGACGGCATCGAACTCTGCGTTCGACGGGTGCCACACGGCCGCCTCACGTCGAAGCTGTTCGAAGACCTCTCGGAGGGCGACCGGGTGACGGTTCGGGGACCGAACGGCGATTTCGTCCTCGAAGAACCGTCCGGCCGGGACATGGCCTTCCTCGCCACGGGGACGGGCGTCGCGCCACTCCGGAGTATGATTAAGTACACCTTCGAGGAAGGCCGCGACGAGTACGAGGGCGAACGGCGGGACGTGTGGCTCTTTCTGGGCGCGTCGTGGAAGGACGACTTGGCCTACCGCGAGGAGTTCGAGGAACTGGACGACGAACACGAGAACTTCCACTTCGTCCCGACCTGCTCGCGCGAGGAGTACCTCACCGACTGGGAGGGGGAAACCGATTACGTCCAGCAGACGCTCGTGAAATATCTCGTCGAGAGGGCCGAGGAGAACCTCTCCGACGACCTCGCGGAGTACACCACGGAACCGGCCTACGACATCGACGCGCGAATCGACCCTGACGGCCTCGAAGTGTACGCCTGCGGCGTCAACGCCATGGTGTCGATGCTCGCGGGCGCGGCGCGGGACCTCGGCGTCCCCGAGGACCACGTGCAGTACGAAGGGTACGGGTAG
- a CDS encoding DMT family transporter: MFALLALFWGGSFVSIDVGLHHFPPLLFAAVRYDVAGLLILGYAAVTTDRWKPQTRGDVLGIVTIGAFIIAGHHSLLYLGQEHVPGALAAVIVSLSPVLTAVFASTLFADEHVTPLGAVGLLCGVVGVAIVANPTPANLLSTDAVGIGLVFLAAASFALGSVLSQPFETGVSVPALQGWSMLFGSILIHAVSLGTGESPAAIDWSMSAVASLTYLVLISGVVAFLIYFHLLDTIGATELNLVGYLEPVVATLLSWLVLGELVASTTVIGFAAIFTGFALLKRDVLFDFWRAASPSVRRV; encoded by the coding sequence ATGTTTGCATTATTGGCGCTGTTCTGGGGCGGTTCGTTCGTCTCCATCGACGTGGGGCTTCACCACTTCCCGCCGCTCCTGTTCGCGGCGGTGCGCTACGACGTGGCTGGCCTGCTCATCCTCGGCTACGCCGCCGTGACGACCGACCGCTGGAAGCCGCAGACCAGAGGGGACGTGCTCGGAATCGTGACTATCGGCGCGTTCATCATCGCGGGCCACCACAGCCTCCTCTACCTCGGCCAAGAACACGTGCCCGGTGCGCTGGCGGCGGTCATCGTCAGCCTCTCACCGGTTCTCACGGCGGTCTTCGCCAGCACCCTCTTCGCCGACGAACACGTCACCCCGCTCGGTGCCGTCGGCCTGCTCTGTGGCGTCGTCGGCGTCGCCATCGTCGCCAACCCGACCCCCGCCAACCTCCTCTCGACTGATGCGGTCGGCATCGGCCTCGTCTTTCTCGCCGCCGCGAGTTTCGCCCTCGGGTCGGTGCTCAGCCAACCGTTCGAAACCGGCGTCTCGGTGCCCGCGCTGCAGGGTTGGTCCATGCTGTTCGGCTCGATCCTCATCCACGCGGTCAGCCTCGGGACTGGTGAGTCCCCCGCCGCAATCGACTGGTCGATGTCGGCCGTCGCGTCCCTGACCTACTTGGTGCTCATCTCGGGCGTCGTCGCGTTCCTCATCTATTTCCACCTGCTGGACACCATCGGCGCGACCGAACTCAACCTCGTCGGCTACCTCGAACCCGTCGTCGCCACGCTTCTCAGCTGGTTGGTGCTGGGCGAACTCGTCGCCAGCACGACGGTCATCGGCTTCGCCGCCATCTTCACCGGCTTCGCCCTGCTGAAGCGCGACGTGCTCTTCGACTTCTGGCGCGCGGCCTCGCCGAGCGTCCGACGAGTCTGA
- a CDS encoding MBL fold metallo-hydrolase, with translation MIRNIAANVQAFTSNAFLVDGDRTVLVDTGSNFDAVSRVEEAVGDLDAVIVTHTHPDHVGTLDAVTEAFDVEAFGFDPDQPGVDVGIEDEAVVTIGDDDYRALHTPGHKDDHLCFYSESADILFAGDLVFQNGSFGRTDLEEGDRAALIQSIDRVLDAVDEDLREMHVGHGPSVTTNPYHDIELASQAARIR, from the coding sequence ATGATTCGAAACATCGCGGCGAACGTGCAGGCGTTCACCAGCAACGCGTTCCTCGTGGACGGCGACCGCACCGTCCTCGTGGACACCGGGTCGAACTTCGACGCCGTGTCGCGGGTCGAGGAGGCCGTCGGCGACCTCGATGCCGTCATCGTCACGCACACGCACCCCGACCACGTTGGCACCCTCGATGCGGTCACGGAGGCCTTCGACGTCGAGGCGTTCGGCTTCGACCCCGACCAACCCGGCGTGGACGTCGGAATCGAGGACGAGGCGGTCGTGACCATCGGCGACGACGACTACCGCGCGCTCCACACGCCGGGGCACAAGGACGACCACCTCTGTTTCTACTCCGAATCGGCGGACATCCTCTTCGCGGGCGACCTCGTGTTCCAGAACGGCAGTTTCGGCCGAACAGACCTCGAAGAAGGCGACCGCGCGGCGCTCATCCAGAGCATCGACCGCGTGCTCGACGCGGTGGACGAGGACCTGCGCGAGATGCACGTCGGCCACGGCCCGAGCGTGACGACCAACCCGTACCACGACATCGAACTGGCGTCACAGGCCGCGCGGATACGGTAA
- a CDS encoding Lrp/AsnC family transcriptional regulator produces MDERDVTLLKAISDLETGSPEKLHEETDIPVSTIHYRLNNLREAGVIENDLYDIDLEEFGLGVTVVVEVFADYTGSYRDFGEKILDIEGVTQAYFTMGETDFIVVAHLTGREMVERLIGDFERIEEVDRTNSTFVISTLRDSHRVLQSYSLDTLVDELAED; encoded by the coding sequence ATGGACGAACGCGACGTCACCCTACTCAAGGCGATATCGGACCTCGAAACGGGAAGTCCCGAGAAACTACACGAGGAGACGGACATCCCCGTTTCCACCATCCACTACCGACTGAACAACCTCCGGGAGGCAGGTGTCATCGAAAACGACCTCTACGACATCGACTTGGAGGAGTTCGGTCTGGGCGTCACCGTCGTCGTGGAGGTGTTCGCCGATTACACGGGGTCCTATCGGGACTTCGGGGAGAAGATACTCGACATCGAGGGCGTTACGCAAGCGTACTTCACGATGGGCGAAACCGACTTTATCGTCGTCGCGCACCTCACCGGGCGCGAGATGGTCGAACGGCTCATCGGCGATTTCGAGCGCATCGAGGAGGTGGACCGAACGAACTCCACGTTCGTCATCTCCACGCTCCGCGACTCCCACCGCGTGCTCCAGAGCTACAGTTTGGACACGCTCGTCGACGAACTCGCGGAGGACTGA
- a CDS encoding metal-dependent hydrolase family protein: MLVLRGADIVDATGIRDADVAVENGEIVSVGDVPEADEEIDVSGKFVAPGLIDSHIHASMDGRPDVTTMNHDSEMTLSYRATANLRDALHAGVTSVRDLGSPTTLALDAGKAIESGLIDGPRVVACGQNVVMTGGHGHWFGREADGEAEVKKAVREQLKRGAGVIKCMATGGVLTEGAVTGSPELDEAELNTLVETAAAKHVPTAAHAHGTEGIKNAVRAGISSIEHGTFMDREAAEMMADRGTYWVPTAKALHGIVEQGTDAGIPPYAVEKAEEAGDAFEDAFRHALDADVTIAMGTDAGTPFNFHRDIPEELELMVEYGLSPDGALEAATVNAADLLGLSDVGLVEEGYRADLVVLDTNPRADETAWQNPVTVMSNGNMVR; the protein is encoded by the coding sequence ATGCTCGTACTCCGCGGTGCAGATATCGTAGACGCGACCGGTATTCGGGACGCCGACGTCGCGGTCGAAAACGGCGAAATCGTCTCGGTGGGGGACGTTCCCGAGGCCGACGAAGAGATCGACGTGAGCGGGAAGTTCGTCGCGCCGGGGCTCATCGACTCGCACATCCACGCCTCGATGGACGGCCGACCGGACGTGACCACGATGAATCACGACAGCGAGATGACGCTGTCGTATCGCGCGACGGCGAACCTCCGCGACGCGCTCCACGCCGGGGTGACGTCGGTTCGTGACCTCGGCTCACCGACGACGCTCGCGCTCGACGCCGGAAAAGCGATCGAATCGGGGCTCATCGACGGACCGCGAGTCGTCGCCTGCGGCCAGAACGTCGTGATGACTGGCGGCCACGGCCACTGGTTCGGGCGCGAAGCGGACGGCGAAGCGGAAGTCAAAAAGGCCGTCCGAGAACAGCTCAAGCGCGGCGCGGGAGTTATCAAGTGCATGGCGACCGGCGGCGTCCTCACCGAGGGTGCGGTCACCGGCTCGCCCGAACTCGACGAAGCAGAGTTGAACACGCTCGTCGAAACCGCCGCCGCGAAACACGTACCGACGGCGGCTCACGCCCACGGGACGGAAGGCATCAAGAACGCCGTCAGGGCAGGTATTTCGAGCATCGAACACGGGACGTTCATGGACCGCGAAGCGGCCGAAATGATGGCAGACCGAGGGACCTACTGGGTGCCGACTGCGAAGGCGCTCCACGGAATCGTCGAGCAGGGGACGGACGCCGGAATCCCTCCCTACGCGGTCGAGAAGGCGGAGGAAGCGGGCGACGCCTTCGAAGACGCGTTCCGTCACGCGCTCGATGCGGACGTGACGATAGCGATGGGAACCGACGCCGGAACGCCGTTCAACTTCCACCGCGACATCCCGGAAGAACTCGAACTGATGGTCGAGTACGGTCTCTCGCCGGACGGCGCGCTCGAGGCGGCGACGGTCAACGCGGCCGACCTCCTCGGGCTATCGGATGTCGGACTGGTCGAGGAGGGATACCGTGCCGACCTCGTGGTTCTTGATACTAATCCTCGCGCCGACGAAACGGCGTGGCAGAACCCCGTAACGGTTATGTCTAATGGTAACATGGTTCGTTGA
- the sod gene encoding superoxide dismutase, which produces MAEKSNAELPPLPYDYDALEPHISEQVLTWHHDTHHQGYVNGLNSAEETLAENRESGDYSSTAGALGNVTHNGCGHYLHTLFWENMDENGGGEPEGDLADRIEEDFGSYEGWKGEFEAAASAAGGWALLVYDPVAKQLRNVKVDKHDQGALWGSHPILAVDVWEHSYYYDYGPDRGDFVENVFEVIDWDEVADNYENVVSRFE; this is translated from the coding sequence ATGGCAGAAAAATCGAACGCGGAACTACCACCGCTCCCGTACGACTACGACGCGCTGGAACCGCACATCTCCGAGCAGGTTCTCACGTGGCACCACGACACCCACCACCAGGGCTACGTAAACGGCCTCAACAGTGCCGAGGAGACCCTCGCGGAGAACCGCGAGTCCGGTGACTACTCCAGCACGGCGGGTGCGCTGGGTAACGTGACCCACAACGGCTGTGGTCACTACCTCCACACCCTCTTCTGGGAGAACATGGACGAGAACGGCGGCGGCGAACCCGAGGGAGACCTCGCCGACCGCATCGAGGAGGACTTCGGTTCCTACGAGGGATGGAAGGGCGAGTTCGAGGCCGCCGCGAGCGCCGCCGGTGGCTGGGCACTCCTCGTGTACGACCCGGTGGCCAAACAGCTCCGTAACGTCAAGGTCGACAAGCACGACCAGGGCGCGCTCTGGGGCAGCCACCCGATTCTCGCGGTGGACGTGTGGGAGCACTCCTACTACTACGACTACGGACCGGACCGCGGCGACTTCGTGGAGAACGTCTTCGAAGTCATCGACTGGGACGAGGTTGCTGACAACTACGAAAACGTCGTTTCGCGGTTCGAATAA
- a CDS encoding SDR family oxidoreductase produces the protein MDGTDSSERNALITGASSGIGRATAHALARDGANVALAARRESELADIADALEAEYGVETAVCPVDVRDESAVESMVEEAVAALGGLDVLVNNAGLARGEAVEDLSTEEFRAMQDTNVDGVFFVTRAALPHLRDSAGNLIFVGSFAGQYPRPFNPVYAATKWWVRGFAHSLEGRVGEDGVAVTVVNPTEVRTEFGSEDGEPFEDRFEPGSVTEPEEIADAIAFAAGQENSTVSEIDVYRRDKFSGF, from the coding sequence ATGGACGGAACCGACAGCTCGGAGCGAAACGCGTTGATAACCGGTGCGAGTTCAGGCATCGGACGGGCGACCGCACACGCCCTCGCCCGCGACGGTGCGAACGTCGCGCTCGCCGCGAGACGCGAATCGGAACTGGCCGACATCGCGGACGCGCTGGAAGCGGAGTACGGCGTCGAAACCGCGGTTTGTCCCGTCGACGTGCGCGACGAGTCGGCCGTCGAGTCGATGGTCGAGGAGGCGGTGGCCGCGCTCGGCGGCCTCGACGTACTCGTGAACAACGCGGGACTCGCGCGCGGCGAAGCCGTCGAGGACCTCTCGACCGAGGAGTTTCGTGCGATGCAGGACACGAACGTCGATGGCGTCTTCTTCGTCACGCGGGCCGCACTCCCGCACCTCCGCGACTCCGCGGGCAACCTGATATTCGTCGGAAGCTTCGCGGGCCAGTACCCCCGCCCGTTCAACCCCGTCTACGCCGCGACGAAGTGGTGGGTGCGCGGATTCGCCCACAGCCTCGAAGGTCGCGTCGGCGAGGACGGCGTGGCGGTCACGGTCGTCAATCCGACCGAAGTTCGGACGGAGTTCGGCTCCGAGGACGGCGAACCGTTCGAGGACCGATTCGAACCCGGCAGCGTCACCGAACCCGAGGAGATAGCCGACGCTATCGCGTTCGCGGCGGGGCAGGAGAACTCGACGGTCAGCGAAATCGACGTCTACCGTCGGGACAAGTTTTCGGGGTTTTAG
- a CDS encoding superoxide dismutase, translating into MATYELPDLPYSYDALEPSIDAHIMELHHDKHHQGYVNGANAALDKLEEMRENDEWGDVKGVERNLAFNLSGHVNHSVFWENMSPDGGGEPGGDLADALDEQFGSFEEFKTHFSEAAKGVEGSGWGMLLYDHVADIPIVSMAENHQNQSPQGTTPLLVLDVWEHAYYLQYENNRGEYVDNFWDVVNWDDVEERYDEASGM; encoded by the coding sequence ATGGCGACCTACGAACTACCGGACCTACCGTATAGCTACGACGCACTGGAACCGAGCATCGACGCGCACATCATGGAATTGCACCACGACAAACACCACCAAGGCTATGTCAACGGTGCGAACGCGGCGCTCGACAAGTTGGAAGAGATGCGCGAAAACGACGAGTGGGGCGACGTCAAAGGCGTCGAGCGCAATCTCGCGTTCAACCTCTCGGGACACGTCAACCACTCCGTCTTCTGGGAGAACATGTCCCCGGACGGCGGCGGCGAACCCGGCGGCGACCTCGCCGACGCCCTCGACGAACAGTTCGGGTCGTTCGAGGAGTTCAAAACGCACTTCTCGGAGGCCGCGAAGGGCGTCGAAGGCTCGGGATGGGGGATGTTGCTCTACGACCACGTGGCCGACATTCCCATCGTGAGCATGGCCGAGAATCACCAGAACCAGTCACCGCAAGGGACGACGCCGCTCTTGGTGCTGGACGTGTGGGAACACGCCTACTACCTCCAGTACGAGAACAACCGCGGCGAGTACGTGGACAACTTCTGGGACGTCGTTAACTGGGACGACGTTGAGGAACGTTACGACGAAGCCAGCGGGATGTAA
- a CDS encoding DUF5827 family protein → MPKPKDEFEQLYPCDFYEPDELLDEDTMYSVYEIARLLQGLDPDAEIDVETEDILLDWAIPWVMRNSEKLVVAEPPTDEEPGYYGLKT, encoded by the coding sequence ATGCCAAAGCCAAAGGACGAGTTCGAGCAGTTGTACCCCTGTGATTTTTACGAACCGGACGAACTGCTCGACGAGGACACGATGTACTCGGTCTACGAAATCGCTCGACTGCTACAGGGTCTCGACCCGGACGCCGAAATCGACGTCGAGACGGAGGACATCCTGTTGGACTGGGCGATTCCGTGGGTGATGCGGAACTCCGAGAAACTCGTGGTCGCCGAACCTCCGACCGACGAGGAACCGGGCTACTACGGCCTGAAGACATGA
- a CDS encoding FAD-binding and (Fe-S)-binding domain-containing protein, whose amino-acid sequence MATRDAGDPARDDRANYDYHSDSVARTGLVSDLVTLVDGEVRFDEYSRQLYATDASAYEVTPIGVVFPTSTDDVASVMEYCADREIPVLPRGGGTSLAGQSVNEAVVLDFTRHMVDLLDFDPEAETARAQSGIVLGELNRALAEEGLKFAPDPAWRDKSALGGAIGNNSTGSHSLKYGKTDAYIEECEVVLADGTVTRFGDVTLDELREGAGDDSLEGRIYAEVLRIVEEERDAVAEVFPQLKRNVSGYNLDRLVEEAEEGHVNLARLLAGSEGTLAIVTEATVSLEPIPETKAMALLTYGSLNDAMEDVAPILDHDPSAVEVLDNVLISLAEDTEEFRDVVEMLPDGTDSVLLVEFYATDDEDGREKVSKLRDDREGVRALSAMEAHDEDERARFWKLRKSGLPILLSRTTDAKHISFIEDSAVPPENLPEYVADFQQVLEDNDTFASVYAHAGPGCLHVRPLVNTKSPAGVNQMESIADAVTDLVVEYGGSVSGEHGDGRARTQWNHKLYGDHVWEVFRDLKTAFDPDWLLNPGQVCGDVDMTENLRFDPGYEFDSGFAPTLNWENENGFEGMVELCHGCGGCRGGQETTGGVMCPTYRAADEEITSTRGRANMLRQAMSGSLSDEEQFDVEFMHEVMDLCIGCKGCAKDCPSEVDMAKLKAEVEHEYHERHGASLRDRIFGNIDRLSSLGSAFAPVSNWATELPGARFVAEKVLGIASERSLPTFHRETLEDWFEERGTRVSEEEATRRVLLFPDTYTNHNHPEAGKAAIRVLEAADVHVRIPSGVAGSGRPAHSKGLLDTAREQAETNVDALSSFVRDGWDVVVVEPSDAVMFQSDYLDLLPTDESSGSSSGQYTEPRSADPEAGGLRTEAERLAANTYGICEYLDAFDLDLPLSGEGSLTYHGHCHQKATKKDGHAVTVLRTAGYEVDALDSGCCGMAGSFGYEAEHYSMSKAVGSILFEQVEESDGGEVVAPGASCRTQLGDWQGEEPPHPIQKVDEALR is encoded by the coding sequence ATGGCAACACGTGACGCGGGTGACCCGGCCCGCGACGACCGCGCGAACTACGACTATCATTCGGATAGCGTGGCACGCACAGGATTGGTCTCCGACCTCGTGACGCTGGTGGACGGCGAGGTCCGCTTCGACGAGTACTCCCGACAGTTGTACGCGACCGACGCGAGCGCCTACGAGGTGACGCCCATCGGCGTCGTCTTCCCGACCTCGACGGACGACGTGGCGTCGGTGATGGAGTACTGCGCCGACCGCGAGATACCCGTCCTCCCCCGCGGCGGCGGGACGAGTCTCGCCGGGCAGTCTGTCAACGAGGCCGTCGTGCTGGACTTCACGCGCCACATGGTCGACCTGCTCGACTTCGACCCGGAAGCGGAAACCGCCCGCGCCCAATCCGGAATCGTCCTCGGTGAGTTGAACCGCGCGCTGGCCGAGGAGGGCCTGAAGTTCGCGCCCGACCCGGCGTGGCGCGACAAGAGCGCCCTCGGCGGAGCCATCGGCAACAACTCCACGGGGTCACACTCCCTGAAGTACGGGAAGACGGACGCCTATATCGAGGAGTGCGAGGTCGTCCTCGCCGACGGCACCGTGACGCGCTTCGGCGACGTGACGCTGGACGAACTCCGCGAGGGTGCCGGAGACGACTCGCTCGAAGGCCGCATCTACGCGGAAGTGCTCCGCATCGTCGAGGAGGAGCGGGACGCGGTGGCGGAGGTGTTCCCGCAACTCAAGCGCAACGTCTCGGGCTACAACCTCGACCGACTCGTCGAGGAAGCCGAGGAAGGACACGTCAACCTCGCGCGCCTGCTCGCCGGGAGCGAGGGAACGCTCGCCATCGTCACGGAGGCGACCGTCTCGCTCGAACCCATCCCCGAAACGAAGGCGATGGCGCTGTTGACCTACGGAAGCCTGAACGACGCGATGGAGGACGTCGCGCCGATTCTCGACCACGACCCGTCGGCCGTCGAGGTGCTCGACAACGTGCTCATATCGCTTGCCGAGGATACCGAGGAGTTCCGCGATGTGGTGGAGATGCTCCCGGACGGAACCGATTCCGTCCTCCTCGTGGAGTTCTACGCGACCGACGACGAGGACGGGCGGGAGAAAGTCTCGAAGCTCCGGGACGACCGCGAGGGAGTCCGGGCGCTCTCCGCGATGGAGGCCCACGACGAGGACGAGCGCGCCCGCTTCTGGAAACTGCGCAAATCCGGCCTGCCAATTTTGCTCTCGCGGACGACGGACGCGAAACACATCTCGTTCATCGAGGACAGCGCGGTTCCGCCGGAGAACCTGCCCGAATACGTCGCCGACTTCCAGCAGGTGTTGGAGGACAACGACACGTTCGCCAGCGTCTACGCCCACGCCGGACCGGGGTGTCTGCACGTTCGCCCGCTCGTCAACACCAAGAGTCCCGCGGGGGTCAACCAGATGGAATCCATCGCCGACGCCGTGACCGACCTCGTGGTCGAGTACGGCGGCAGCGTCTCGGGCGAGCACGGCGACGGCCGCGCGCGAACCCAGTGGAACCACAAACTGTACGGCGACCACGTGTGGGAGGTCTTTCGCGACCTGAAGACGGCCTTCGACCCCGACTGGCTCCTCAACCCCGGACAGGTCTGTGGTGACGTGGACATGACCGAGAACCTCCGGTTCGACCCCGGCTACGAGTTCGACTCCGGCTTCGCCCCGACCCTCAACTGGGAGAACGAGAACGGCTTCGAGGGGATGGTCGAACTCTGTCACGGCTGTGGCGGCTGTCGCGGCGGGCAGGAGACCACCGGCGGCGTGATGTGCCCGACTTACCGCGCGGCGGACGAGGAGATAACGAGCACCCGGGGACGGGCGAACATGCTCCGGCAGGCCATGAGCGGTTCGCTCTCCGACGAGGAGCAGTTCGACGTGGAGTTCATGCACGAGGTGATGGACCTCTGTATCGGCTGTAAGGGCTGTGCGAAAGACTGCCCCTCGGAGGTGGACATGGCGAAGCTGAAGGCCGAGGTGGAACACGAGTACCACGAGCGACACGGGGCGAGCCTCCGCGACCGCATCTTCGGGAACATCGACCGCCTCTCCTCGCTCGGGAGCGCGTTCGCGCCCGTCTCGAACTGGGCGACCGAACTCCCCGGCGCGCGGTTCGTCGCGGAGAAGGTGCTGGGCATCGCCAGCGAGCGAAGTCTGCCCACGTTCCACCGCGAAACCCTCGAAGACTGGTTCGAAGAGCGCGGAACGCGGGTTTCCGAGGAGGAGGCCACCCGGCGCGTCCTGCTCTTTCCCGACACCTACACGAACCACAACCACCCGGAGGCCGGGAAGGCGGCGATTCGCGTCCTCGAAGCGGCGGACGTGCACGTCCGAATCCCGTCCGGCGTGGCCGGGAGCGGGCGACCCGCCCACTCGAAAGGACTGCTCGATACGGCCCGCGAGCAGGCCGAGACGAACGTGGACGCCCTCTCGTCGTTCGTCCGGGACGGCTGGGACGTCGTGGTGGTCGAACCGTCCGACGCGGTGATGTTCCAGTCGGACTACCTCGATTTGCTGCCGACGGACGAGTCGTCCGGGTCGTCGAGCGGTCAGTACACCGAACCGCGCTCCGCCGACCCCGAGGCTGGAGGACTCCGAACGGAAGCCGAACGCCTCGCCGCGAACACGTACGGAATCTGCGAGTACCTCGACGCGTTCGACCTCGACCTGCCGCTGTCGGGCGAGGGGTCGCTGACCTACCACGGTCACTGCCACCAGAAGGCGACGAAGAAGGACGGCCACGCCGTGACCGTCCTCCGCACTGCGGGCTACGAGGTGGACGCCCTCGACAGCGGGTGTTGCGGCATGGCGGGCAGTTTCGGTTACGAGGCCGAACACTACTCGATGAGCAAGGCGGTCGGGTCGATTCTGTTCGAGCAGGTCGAAGAGAGCGACGGCGGGGAAGTCGTCGCGCCCGGCGCGTCCTGTCGCACGCAACTCGGCGACTGGCAGGGCGAGGAACCGCCACATCCCATCCAGAAAGTCGACGAAGCGCTTCGATAA
- a CDS encoding twin-arginine translocation signal domain-containing protein, giving the protein MNRRQFLRVGAVGAAASVAGCTKAVLGTNQGRVVEKTVRADETRVLSATASGVSARDEYPGNAGSDPGNVVVNESVGTRLTESFGTVTYEVTIEQYRSAWPNDAKEGERTLYTTHRTLFNEIQVGDSITFQPDPTDTGRISSISCVAADRESLSARCSTGDGGGGD; this is encoded by the coding sequence GTGAACCGCCGCCAGTTCCTCCGAGTCGGAGCGGTCGGTGCCGCGGCCTCGGTCGCCGGGTGTACGAAGGCCGTTCTCGGCACGAATCAAGGCCGCGTGGTCGAAAAGACCGTCCGCGCCGACGAAACGCGAGTCCTCTCCGCGACCGCGAGCGGCGTGTCGGCACGGGACGAGTACCCCGGAAACGCGGGCAGCGACCCCGGCAACGTCGTCGTGAACGAATCGGTAGGAACTCGACTCACCGAGTCGTTCGGCACCGTGACCTACGAGGTGACTATCGAGCAGTATCGGTCCGCGTGGCCGAACGACGCGAAGGAGGGCGAACGGACGCTGTACACCACGCATCGCACGCTGTTCAACGAGATTCAGGTGGGCGACAGCATCACGTTCCAACCGGACCCGACGGACACCGGTCGCATCAGCTCTATCTCCTGTGTCGCGGCCGACAGGGAATCGCTTTCGGCGCGCTGCTCGACCGGCGACGGCGGAGGCGGCGACTAA
- a CDS encoding DUF7522 family protein, with protein MYEESENETKEALVSAFAEFGGTYLRDIWLFDQSDHEQLFLREDVEEKLEAVDVEKFVDNERFGFITQDTYDQLYYATYQYTVRGFDDFEQFRMFFDDDDRHVGVFASFDRQSGGHDYESLFQHVTDIASGYDVPVVSPDDE; from the coding sequence ATGTACGAGGAATCGGAGAACGAGACGAAAGAGGCGCTCGTCTCCGCCTTCGCTGAATTCGGCGGTACCTATCTCCGGGATATCTGGTTGTTCGACCAATCGGATCACGAACAGCTCTTTCTTCGGGAGGACGTGGAGGAAAAGCTCGAAGCGGTCGACGTGGAGAAGTTCGTCGATAACGAGCGGTTCGGGTTCATCACGCAGGACACCTACGACCAACTCTACTACGCCACGTATCAGTACACAGTTCGGGGGTTCGACGATTTCGAACAGTTCCGGATGTTCTTCGACGACGACGACCGCCACGTCGGCGTGTTCGCCAGTTTCGACCGGCAGTCCGGCGGCCACGATTACGAATCGCTGTTTCAACACGTCACGGATATCGCATCCGGCTACGATGTTCCGGTCGTGAGTCCTGACGACGAATAA